Proteins co-encoded in one bacterium genomic window:
- a CDS encoding glycosyltransferase, whose product MSRIDILAYKTQSYDTDSFIEDILRYSKNSVLLIFDFDEITVHHKPSNISLKNKTIRFFKTKNHKLNYYLSPLLLVVHIFIIFKLFFVLCYKYRPKVCWIENSYVALIVGFLRRLGLCSKSIYGAGDWVAVGSNRQKVLSYVGNNFIFPIVDYLACKFNDVVLNHTEEIAKARHEFWGREIAKKEKLYVYKMQIKTRDSYNNKQRKTFCFIGDVREDSGLDIAIKSLADIRRKQKFILKIIGPQRQYYNYIKKTSIKYNVNKYLQFLGFVDTDKLVETLSDCFCGISLITSNNSYSAYTISGKLIHYLQYLLPVIVTEGAGAFVPVIRNNELGIVIEPTKEAFINAVFTIYDEQEQYRRNIVKYINSLPEIDIKGLIEN is encoded by the coding sequence ATGAGCAGGATAGACATTTTAGCATATAAAACGCAATCCTATGATACCGATTCCTTTATTGAAGATATTCTTCGTTATAGTAAAAACTCTGTTTTGTTAATATTCGACTTTGATGAAATAACGGTTCATCACAAACCTTCAAACATTAGTCTTAAAAATAAAACCATAAGATTTTTTAAAACTAAGAACCATAAGTTAAACTATTACCTTTCGCCATTATTGTTAGTAGTGCACATATTCATAATCTTCAAACTTTTTTTTGTGTTGTGCTATAAATATAGACCAAAAGTATGCTGGATAGAGAATTCTTATGTTGCATTAATCGTAGGATTTCTGCGTAGATTAGGTTTATGCAGCAAATCTATATATGGTGCAGGAGATTGGGTTGCGGTTGGAAGTAACAGGCAAAAAGTTTTGAGTTATGTGGGCAATAATTTTATTTTCCCGATTGTTGATTATTTAGCATGTAAATTCAATGATGTAGTTTTAAATCATACAGAAGAAATAGCCAAAGCGAGACATGAATTTTGGGGTAGGGAAATAGCAAAAAAAGAAAAATTATATGTCTATAAAATGCAGATTAAAACAAGAGATTCTTATAATAATAAACAGAGAAAAACCTTTTGTTTTATTGGAGACGTGAGAGAAGATTCTGGTCTGGATATAGCGATTAAATCTTTGGCTGATATAAGAAGGAAACAGAAATTTATTTTAAAAATTATTGGACCTCAACGGCAGTATTATAATTATATCAAAAAAACATCCATTAAGTATAATGTTAATAAATATCTCCAATTTCTCGGTTTTGTTGATACGGATAAATTAGTAGAAACATTATCTGATTGCTTTTGTGGGATCAGTTTGATAACGAGCAATAATAGTTATTCTGCTTATACCATTTCCGGGAAATTGATTCACTATCTTCAGTATTTATTACCCGTGATAGTTACAGAAGGGGCAGGAGCTTTTGTCCCAGTTATTAGGAATAACGAATTAGGGATTGTTATAGAACCAACAAAAGAGGCATTTATTAATGCGGTATTCACAATTTATGATGAGCAAGAGCAGTACAGACGGAATATTGTTAAGTATATTAATTCTTTGCCTGAAATTGATATTAAAGGATTGATTGAGAATTGA
- a CDS encoding GDP-L-fucose synthase, producing the protein MDKDTKIYIAGHTGLVGSAVVTAFKKERYRNIVTKTHQELDLLQQSDVENFFKAERPECVILAAAKVGGIKANIDYPAQFIYDNLTIQTNVIHLSYKYGVKKLLFFGSACAYPRECSQPMKEEYLLSGYLEPTNEPYAVAKIAGIKLCEAYNKQYSTNFICGIPATIYGPNDNFDPDNSHVIPALIAKFHEAKVKNLPSVTIWGSGKPRREFVYVEEVAEACLFLMHNCDEDVINVGCGEDISVKDLTLLIKDIVRFEGEITFDRSKPDGMLKKLLDNSKIKSLGWKANVNLEEGLKRTYEWYKKGIK; encoded by the coding sequence ATGGATAAAGATACAAAAATTTATATTGCAGGTCATACCGGCTTGGTAGGATCAGCAGTTGTAACGGCATTTAAGAAAGAAAGATATAGAAATATAGTAACAAAGACTCATCAAGAACTTGATTTGTTACAGCAATCAGATGTTGAGAATTTTTTCAAAGCAGAAAGACCAGAATGCGTTATTTTAGCTGCAGCGAAGGTTGGGGGGATTAAGGCTAACATAGACTATCCAGCTCAATTCATCTATGACAATCTTACAATTCAGACCAATGTAATTCATTTATCATATAAGTATGGAGTTAAAAAACTTTTGTTTTTTGGAAGTGCGTGTGCCTATCCACGTGAGTGTTCCCAACCGATGAAGGAGGAATACTTGCTTTCAGGATATTTAGAGCCAACGAATGAGCCATATGCTGTTGCAAAAATTGCAGGAATAAAGCTATGCGAGGCTTATAATAAACAGTATAGCACAAATTTTATATGTGGAATTCCTGCCACTATTTACGGTCCCAATGATAATTTTGACCCTGATAATTCTCATGTAATTCCTGCTTTAATAGCTAAGTTTCATGAAGCCAAAGTAAAAAATTTACCTTCAGTTACAATCTGGGGCTCGGGAAAACCGCGTAGAGAATTCGTATACGTGGAAGAGGTTGCTGAGGCTTGTCTTTTTTTGATGCATAACTGCGATGAAGATGTTATCAATGTTGGATGTGGAGAGGATATATCTGTTAAAGATTTAACTCTGCTTATAAAAGATATTGTCAGATTTGAAGGAGAGATAACTTTTGACAGATCAAAACCTGATGGTATGTTGAAAAAACTTTTAGATAATAGTAAAATCAAAAGCTTAGGTTGGAAGGCGAATGTTAACCTTGAGGAAGGACTCAAGAGAACCTATGAGTGGTATAAAAAGGGCATAAAATGA
- a CDS encoding NAD(P)-dependent oxidoreductase, producing MKILVTGAAGYIGSVLVPELLKNEHSVIAVDNFMYNQASLLNCCCDEKFTLIRGDARDKSLIAKCLKKADVIIPLACFTGAPLCKKYPSEARLVIVDAVKMILKLRSKEQIIVYPTTNSGYGIGQKDVYCTEKTPLSPVSLYGKLKVETEKNLLDSGNTITLRLATAFGISPRMRLDLLVNDFTYRAVTDHFIVLFEAHFKRNYIHVRDVSKAFIYSLSNFERMKNEPYNVGLSNANLDKWELCEEIKKQIPEFVFIEAEIGEDPDKRDYIVSNEKIEKTGFRPDVSLQDGITELIKGYQIIQKNQFSNI from the coding sequence ATGAAAATATTAGTTACTGGAGCTGCAGGATATATAGGCTCTGTATTAGTTCCTGAGTTGTTAAAGAACGAGCACAGCGTAATTGCCGTAGATAACTTTATGTACAATCAAGCATCTTTACTGAATTGTTGTTGTGATGAAAAGTTTACTTTGATTCGTGGAGATGCACGTGACAAAAGTTTAATTGCTAAATGTTTGAAAAAAGCGGATGTAATTATTCCATTAGCCTGTTTTACAGGGGCGCCTCTTTGTAAAAAGTATCCGTCTGAGGCTAGACTGGTAATTGTAGATGCTGTAAAGATGATATTGAAATTGCGCAGTAAAGAGCAAATAATTGTTTATCCTACTACTAACAGTGGTTATGGAATAGGACAAAAAGATGTTTATTGTACTGAAAAAACTCCTTTAAGCCCTGTCTCTTTATATGGAAAACTAAAAGTGGAAACAGAGAAAAACTTATTAGACTCAGGCAATACTATTACCTTAAGACTTGCAACAGCTTTCGGAATTAGCCCTCGTATGCGACTTGACCTTTTAGTTAATGATTTTACTTACCGTGCAGTAACAGATCATTTTATTGTTCTTTTTGAGGCGCATTTTAAGCGAAACTATATTCATGTTCGCGACGTGTCCAAGGCGTTTATTTACTCTTTGAGTAATTTTGAGCGAATGAAAAATGAACCCTATAATGTTGGCTTAAGTAATGCTAACTTAGATAAGTGGGAGTTATGTGAAGAGATTAAAAAACAAATTCCGGAATTTGTTTTTATTGAAGCAGAAATTGGAGAGGATCCGGATAAGAGGGATTATATCGTAAGCAATGAAAAAATTGAGAAGACAGGATTCAGGCCTGATGTATCTCTGCAAGATGGGATAACAGAATTAATAAAAGGATACCAGATTATCCAAAAAAATCAGTTTTCCAATATTTAG